Proteins found in one Mucilaginibacter gracilis genomic segment:
- a CDS encoding ImuA family protein, producing MTATKEEIISKLRQDMIRWEGFRPPQPGTDNDLGLGPVAAAFQDGVFPTGAIHEFISNCPEDTAASGGFIAGLVQKLLGNGGACLWISYTRRIYPPALKLFGVDPDRVIFVDVPLQKDVLWVTEEALKCEGVATVICETKDLSFTESQRLQLAVEKSHVTGFVLRKDIKKVNTTACVTRWQIRPVHSQLRTGMPGVGHPRWQVELLKVRNGRPGNWTVEWKKHDFQTITIPQLTEEARRYA from the coding sequence ATGACTGCTACGAAAGAAGAAATTATCAGCAAACTCAGGCAGGATATGATCCGCTGGGAGGGCTTCCGTCCGCCACAACCCGGCACGGACAATGACCTGGGCCTTGGCCCGGTAGCAGCCGCTTTTCAAGACGGGGTATTTCCAACCGGAGCGATCCACGAATTTATAAGTAACTGTCCGGAAGACACCGCCGCCAGTGGCGGATTTATTGCCGGTCTTGTTCAAAAACTATTGGGCAACGGTGGGGCGTGCCTGTGGATCAGTTATACCCGCCGCATTTACCCGCCAGCGCTAAAACTTTTTGGTGTCGATCCCGACCGTGTTATTTTCGTAGATGTGCCGCTGCAAAAAGATGTGCTTTGGGTTACCGAGGAAGCGCTGAAATGTGAGGGTGTTGCTACAGTGATATGTGAAACTAAAGACCTCAGCTTTACAGAATCCCAGCGATTACAATTAGCCGTTGAGAAAAGCCATGTAACTGGATTTGTTTTGCGAAAGGATATCAAAAAAGTCAACACGACTGCCTGTGTTACCCGTTGGCAAATCCGGCCTGTCCATAGTCAGCTGAGAACAGGTATGCCCGGCGTCGGCCATCCGCGCTGGCAGGTAGAATTGCTTAAAGTACGGAATGGCAGGCCCGGAAACTGGACTGTAGAATGGAAAAAACACGATTTTCAAACGATCACCATACCACAGCTTACGGAAGAAGCGCGTCGTTATGCCTAA
- a CDS encoding Y-family DNA polymerase — MPKRFASIWFRHLLTDWKAIRQTGLKGKAYVFAEPDHGRMLITALTDEARKYGVTEGMTVADARVIAPDLQVFDGKPGRNLKLLTGLTEWCLRYTPLVQLDPPDGLFQDVTGCTYLKGGEKAYLQEIVSRLKAIGYDVRPAIADTIGTAWGVARCATSGLIVPEGEHRNALMPLPPSALRLPMNQLLKLRNLGLHQINSFIYMPNAVLRRRFGKDMVLRLQQALGQEVEYLFPLKEPVPYSVRLDCLEPVRTRTAIEIGLNDLLERLCKRLTVKVWVSDPLY; from the coding sequence ATGCCTAAGCGTTTTGCGTCCATATGGTTCCGGCATTTACTCACAGACTGGAAGGCAATCCGCCAAACCGGGCTGAAAGGGAAAGCCTATGTCTTCGCCGAACCCGACCATGGACGTATGCTCATTACCGCGCTGACGGATGAAGCCCGTAAGTACGGAGTAACTGAAGGTATGACCGTTGCCGATGCACGGGTCATCGCGCCGGATCTCCAGGTTTTCGATGGCAAACCCGGCCGCAACCTGAAATTACTAACCGGCCTCACGGAATGGTGCCTGCGTTATACGCCGCTCGTACAGCTTGATCCGCCTGACGGTTTATTTCAGGATGTAACTGGCTGTACATATTTGAAAGGCGGGGAAAAAGCTTATTTACAAGAAATTGTTTCACGCTTAAAAGCGATTGGCTATGACGTTCGCCCGGCGATTGCCGACACTATCGGCACCGCCTGGGGCGTTGCCCGTTGCGCTACCTCCGGCCTTATCGTACCTGAAGGCGAACACCGGAATGCCCTAATGCCTTTACCACCATCAGCGCTACGTTTGCCTATGAACCAGCTATTGAAGCTGCGGAACTTGGGCCTGCATCAGATCAATAGTTTTATTTACATGCCAAACGCCGTCTTGCGCAGGCGTTTTGGTAAAGATATGGTACTGCGGCTGCAACAAGCACTTGGTCAGGAGGTAGAATATTTATTTCCGCTTAAAGAACCAGTGCCATACAGCGTACGCCTCGATTGCCTGGAACCTGTCCGTACCCGAACGGCTATAGAAATAGGATTAAATGATTTGCTCGAAAGGCTTTGCAAAAGGCTTACAGTGAAGGTTTGGGTGTCCGATCCGCTATATTAA
- a CDS encoding PHP domain-containing protein, whose translation MSYVELQVTSNFSFRRGGSHPEELIDQAADLGYDAIGISDRNTFAGVVRAYQVAKDRNIRLIPGVRLDLLDGPSLLAYPTDKESYARLSALLTLGNLRAEKEKCYISKRDVYQHSEGSYFIIIPPDKITQDFEFELVFTHHVKDYKQNLPNLYLAATKYYTGDDAKRLFLLAELNIPLVATNDVHYHHPNRRELQDVVTCIREKCTIFNAGYKLHQNAERYLKEKAEMERLFRNYPEAILNARTIADACRFDLKSLKYKYPSELTTDGRTPQQQLEYLAWKGANSFYNNNIACK comes from the coding sequence ATGAGTTACGTCGAATTACAGGTGACCAGCAATTTCAGCTTTCGGCGCGGCGGCAGTCACCCGGAAGAACTCATCGACCAAGCGGCCGATTTGGGGTATGATGCGATTGGCATCAGTGATCGTAACACTTTTGCAGGTGTTGTCCGTGCTTACCAAGTTGCTAAAGACCGCAATATCCGGCTGATTCCCGGTGTCCGCCTTGACCTGCTCGATGGCCCAAGCTTGTTGGCTTATCCAACGGACAAAGAATCCTATGCCCGGCTTTCCGCTTTGCTTACATTGGGCAATTTACGTGCTGAAAAAGAAAAATGTTATATTTCTAAAAGGGATGTTTACCAGCATTCCGAAGGGTCTTATTTTATTATTATACCACCCGACAAAATCACCCAAGATTTTGAATTTGAACTTGTATTTACGCACCATGTAAAAGATTACAAGCAAAACCTGCCCAACCTTTATCTCGCTGCAACCAAGTATTATACTGGCGATGATGCCAAGCGCCTTTTCCTGTTAGCTGAATTAAATATCCCATTGGTCGCCACTAATGACGTTCATTATCATCACCCTAACAGAAGGGAACTGCAAGACGTTGTGACTTGTATTCGGGAAAAATGCACCATTTTTAACGCTGGTTATAAACTGCATCAAAATGCCGAAAGGTATCTCAAAGAAAAAGCTGAGATGGAGCGCTTATTCCGCAATTATCCGGAAGCGATCTTAAATGCCCGAACTATTGCCGATGCCTGCCGGTTCGACCTGAAATCGCTGAAATACAAATATCCCAGTGAACTGACCACTGACGGGCGTACACCTCAGCAGCAATTGGAATACCTCGCCTGGAAAGGTGCGAATAGCTTTTATAATAACAACATTGCCTGCAAATAA
- a CDS encoding TetR/AcrR family transcriptional regulator produces MASTTLLINDQLPEQILQAALQLYLKHGLKKVTMDDVSKVIGKSRSAIYYYYKNRDEIFDAVMEMLIRDIMDEVRLAVDKGGSTEEKLKIFCLAKVKISEEKSGVFAAMEAGMNVDEISRHATTLTAVHKKLMKAESDLLAAVFAEGVGRREVRPMKPNDLERVIFILLSSIRGIRREMKQDNDFSELKPTVDTLMAMAMHWMKS; encoded by the coding sequence ATGGCATCGACCACGCTTCTGATTAATGATCAACTCCCGGAACAGATTCTCCAAGCCGCGCTGCAACTGTATTTAAAACACGGTTTGAAAAAGGTAACGATGGATGATGTATCCAAGGTTATCGGAAAAAGCAGGAGTGCCATTTATTATTATTATAAGAACAGGGATGAGATATTTGACGCGGTGATGGAAATGCTGATCCGTGATATCATGGACGAAGTCAGGCTGGCCGTAGATAAAGGCGGTTCAACGGAAGAAAAGTTAAAGATCTTCTGTCTGGCCAAAGTTAAAATATCCGAAGAAAAAAGCGGTGTTTTTGCCGCGATGGAAGCGGGCATGAACGTGGACGAAATATCCCGGCACGCAACCACCCTGACCGCGGTACATAAAAAGCTGATGAAGGCTGAATCAGATCTGCTTGCGGCGGTGTTCGCTGAAGGAGTTGGAAGACGTGAGGTCAGGCCGATGAAGCCAAATGACCTGGAGCGGGTAATTTTTATATTGCTGAGCAGTATTCGCGGTATACGGCGGGAAATGAAGCAGGATAATGATTTCAGCGAATTAAAACCGACGGTTGATACGTTAATGGCTATGGCCATGCACTGGATGAAAAGCTAA
- a CDS encoding MFS transporter: MANLGKTDMFKAFRSFNYTLYFWGRSVSQFGTWMQRTAVVWVVYSMTHSTFMLGLTIFAEQFPSFLFSVAGGIAADRYERYQIIRITQILSMIQASLLAVLVMTGHFVIWEILVLSMILGVINAFDVPARQAMIHEVLYEETDLPSALSLTSATASLAKLLGPALSGIVLEKFGAGVCFLLNAASFGAVMVSLMFMKLPAYVPKNIKKKAITELKEGFNYIIKTPTIGLVILMLSIICLLVMPYDTLVPVYAKVIFKGNAATFGYITSFIGIGAVCGTIVLTSLKKDANLKRHLLVSTVILGIGLIAFSQSGNLLIALLFAAIAGFGTVAQGTLSNIIVQSECAPEMRGRVISILIMALFGMLPLGSLLVGFVSQKIGAPNTMLCQGLIGLLVAAVFFRLLRVRVAGNPKLIADETEEEIIEKI; the protein is encoded by the coding sequence ATGGCCAATTTGGGTAAAACAGACATGTTTAAGGCATTCAGGAGCTTTAATTACACCTTGTATTTTTGGGGGCGGTCAGTATCGCAATTCGGGACATGGATGCAGCGTACAGCGGTCGTCTGGGTCGTGTACTCCATGACGCATTCTACGTTCATGCTGGGGCTGACCATATTTGCCGAACAGTTTCCCTCCTTTTTGTTCTCGGTTGCCGGTGGTATTGCGGCTGACCGGTATGAGCGTTACCAGATCATCAGGATCACTCAGATCTTATCAATGATCCAGGCGAGCCTGCTTGCAGTATTGGTGATGACCGGTCATTTTGTGATCTGGGAAATACTGGTATTAAGTATGATCCTGGGTGTGATCAATGCCTTTGACGTTCCCGCGAGACAGGCCATGATCCATGAAGTGTTGTATGAAGAAACAGATCTGCCCAGTGCACTTTCCTTAACGTCCGCGACAGCCAGCCTTGCTAAATTACTTGGGCCTGCTTTATCCGGCATTGTGCTGGAAAAGTTCGGTGCGGGCGTATGCTTTCTATTAAACGCTGCAAGTTTCGGCGCTGTCATGGTTTCACTGATGTTTATGAAACTACCGGCTTACGTTCCTAAGAACATCAAAAAGAAAGCGATCACGGAATTAAAAGAGGGATTCAACTATATTATCAAGACCCCTACGATAGGCCTGGTCATCCTGATGCTGAGCATCATCTGTTTGCTGGTCATGCCGTATGACACTTTGGTGCCGGTTTACGCCAAGGTCATCTTTAAAGGCAATGCCGCGACTTTCGGTTATATCACCAGCTTTATCGGCATCGGGGCGGTTTGCGGAACCATCGTCCTGACCTCCTTAAAGAAAGATGCCAATCTCAAAAGACACCTGCTGGTTAGTACCGTAATCCTGGGTATCGGCCTCATCGCCTTTTCACAAAGCGGTAACCTGCTGATCGCCCTTTTGTTTGCCGCCATAGCGGGATTTGGAACGGTTGCGCAGGGAACGCTCAGTAATATTATCGTTCAGTCCGAATGCGCACCGGAGATGCGCGGGCGGGTGATCAGCATCCTGATCATGGCCTTGTTCGGCATGCTTCCCCTGGGCAGCCTTTTGGTAGGCTTCGTATCGCAAAAGATCGGTGCGCCCAACACCATGCTTTGCCAGGGGCTAATCGGTCTTTTGGTTGCGGCAGTGTTTTTTAGGCTCTTGCGTGTACGTGTAGCAGGTAATCCCAAACTGATCGCTGACGAAACGGAAGAAGAGATCATAGAAAAAATATAA
- a CDS encoding cysteine hydrolase family protein, with protein sequence MEQSTKTAFLVMDMQLALLSHLPDHSALVANVKKAIVKAREYGMPVIHVVQGFRPGAPEVGSGNKLFSNFVNKEHWTAEFAAQFLHTHPDLAPQADDIIVVKRRVSAFSGSDLEVILRAQDIRHLVMTGIATSGVVLSTLREAADKDYQIVVIEDCCADNDEEVHRLLMEKIFSRQAEVLDLNTWIN encoded by the coding sequence ATGGAACAATCGACAAAAACAGCATTTTTGGTAATGGATATGCAATTGGCGCTGTTAAGCCATTTACCTGATCATTCGGCACTGGTAGCTAATGTCAAAAAGGCTATTGTAAAAGCGCGTGAATACGGGATGCCGGTTATTCACGTCGTCCAGGGATTCAGGCCAGGTGCTCCTGAAGTGGGTTCAGGGAATAAACTATTTTCCAATTTTGTAAATAAGGAACATTGGACGGCTGAATTCGCGGCGCAATTTCTCCATACACATCCTGACCTGGCCCCACAAGCGGATGACATCATCGTGGTCAAGCGCCGGGTAAGCGCATTCTCCGGAAGCGATCTGGAAGTGATCTTAAGAGCTCAGGACATTCGACATTTGGTAATGACGGGTATAGCCACCAGTGGTGTTGTACTCTCCACACTCCGTGAAGCCGCGGATAAAGACTATCAGATCGTGGTGATCGAAGATTGCTGTGCAGACAACGATGAAGAGGTGCACCGGCTGCTGATGGAAAAAATTTTTAGCAGGCAAGCTGAGGTACTTGATCTGAACACTTGGATAAACTAA
- a CDS encoding SDR family NAD(P)-dependent oxidoreductase — protein sequence MRDTKVWYITGASKGMGLSLAKQLLAKGHKVAATSRSVTAFDQLAIYGDQFLPLEVDLKNERSIADSLKKTIERFGELDVIVNNAGYGLGGALEELTAEEINENFEVNFFAVVRVVQQALPYFRKQRSGHIINISSIAGFAPGLGWSMYCAAKFAVSGLTEALANDLKPLGINVTNVLPGWFRTNFAKADSIAYNQNQIEDYAYLREYHEKMNNMDGAQLGDPDKIADAFLELVGSQNPAVNLFLGSDAFNRAKSKIDQLNIQMEDWKEVSYSTDFKS from the coding sequence ATGAGGGATACAAAAGTTTGGTATATAACCGGGGCATCCAAAGGAATGGGATTATCCTTGGCAAAACAATTATTGGCTAAAGGCCACAAAGTAGCCGCGACTTCGAGATCTGTTACCGCATTCGATCAGTTAGCTATATATGGCGACCAATTTCTGCCTTTGGAGGTTGATCTTAAAAATGAAAGATCAATTGCTGATTCTTTAAAAAAAACCATAGAAAGATTTGGCGAATTAGATGTGATAGTAAACAACGCAGGTTATGGACTTGGTGGCGCGCTGGAAGAACTAACCGCTGAAGAAATAAACGAGAATTTTGAAGTAAACTTTTTTGCCGTGGTGCGAGTGGTTCAGCAGGCTTTGCCATATTTCCGCAAACAGCGCTCAGGTCATATCATTAATATTTCCTCCATTGCCGGCTTTGCACCTGGTTTGGGCTGGTCGATGTATTGCGCGGCCAAATTTGCGGTAAGCGGCTTGACCGAGGCCCTAGCTAATGACCTTAAACCACTGGGCATAAACGTTACTAATGTTTTGCCGGGCTGGTTCCGGACAAATTTTGCAAAGGCAGATTCTATAGCCTATAACCAGAATCAAATAGAAGATTACGCATACCTGCGGGAATATCACGAAAAAATGAATAACATGGACGGTGCTCAGCTGGGCGACCCGGATAAGATCGCTGATGCATTTTTAGAACTGGTAGGCAGTCAAAACCCCGCTGTAAATTTATTCCTGGGCAGCGATGCGTTCAACCGTGCAAAAAGCAAGATAGACCAACTCAATATACAGATGGAAGACTGGAAAGAAGTTTCTTACTCAACTGATTTTAAGTCTTAA
- a CDS encoding helix-turn-helix domain-containing protein has protein sequence MIKTTESLEEFYKHKFNDLSDHLKKDIGQFNVFRIEDRIRSGTTSPTYIRRDFFKIMLFHGNNVFHYGDKSICVSGNTLLFFNPQVPYTYDLLTEDTKGYFCVFKDEFFKENLRLNLSELPLFAAGVQPVFHLTDDENQEVQNIFEKIIKEFNTDFIYKYELVKNYVSELIYLAMKLQPSEQVFQHSDAGTRITSVFAELLERQFPIESTSQRFEFRSPKVFADRLSVHVNYLNRAIKKTTGRTTTNHIFERLTSEAKALLKHTDWNISEISYVLGFEDQAHFNNFFKKQTKLNPSSFRKV, from the coding sequence ATGATCAAAACAACGGAATCACTGGAAGAATTTTACAAACATAAATTTAACGACCTTTCTGATCATCTGAAAAAAGATATTGGCCAGTTTAACGTGTTTCGTATTGAAGACCGTATCCGATCAGGTACTACCTCACCAACTTACATCCGGCGGGATTTTTTCAAGATCATGCTCTTCCATGGAAACAATGTTTTTCATTATGGCGACAAAAGTATTTGTGTATCCGGAAACACGTTATTGTTTTTTAATCCGCAGGTTCCATATACTTATGATTTGCTTACCGAAGACACCAAAGGCTACTTCTGTGTATTTAAAGATGAATTTTTTAAGGAGAACCTTCGCTTGAATTTGAGTGAACTCCCATTGTTTGCTGCCGGTGTGCAGCCTGTTTTTCATTTAACCGATGACGAAAATCAAGAGGTACAGAATATCTTTGAAAAGATCATCAAAGAATTTAACACTGATTTTATCTATAAATATGAGCTGGTTAAGAATTATGTTAGCGAACTGATCTACCTTGCCATGAAGCTGCAGCCATCCGAACAGGTATTTCAACATTCGGACGCAGGTACGCGTATCACCTCGGTATTTGCCGAACTGTTGGAAAGGCAATTTCCCATAGAGTCTACCTCCCAGCGGTTTGAGTTCCGTTCACCTAAAGTTTTTGCCGACCGGCTTTCGGTTCATGTTAATTACTTAAACCGCGCCATCAAAAAAACGACAGGCCGTACGACTACCAATCACATTTTTGAGCGGCTTACCAGCGAAGCGAAAGCTTTACTGAAACATACCGATTGGAACATCTCCGAGATCAGCTATGTGCTGGGTTTTGAAGACCAGGCACATTTCAACAACTTTTTTAAAAAGCAAACCAAGCTTAATCCATCTTCGTTTCGGAAGGTTTGA
- a CDS encoding SDR family NAD(P)-dependent oxidoreductase yields MYNTILITRASSGIGAATAQLFLSKGWNVIATMRKPESKTALTTSEHVLVTKLDVLDLSSIENTIKEGIDNGPQLLVL; encoded by the coding sequence ATGTACAATACAATTTTAATTACCCGTGCAAGCAGCGGTATAGGTGCAGCAACCGCACAATTATTTTTATCTAAAGGCTGGAACGTTATTGCTACCATGCGAAAACCTGAAAGTAAAACAGCGTTGACTACTTCGGAACATGTATTGGTGACAAAGCTTGATGTGCTTGATCTAAGCTCCATTGAAAATACAATTAAAGAGGGAATCGATAATGGGCCGCAACTTTTAGTCCTTTGA